gggggggggggggcggggggggccaGGCGATTATGGAAatgggtgagagagagagagaagagcggGAGGGAGAATGGGGCGAGGCGATTGGCTGATCCTTCCAATATTGAGCATGACAGAAATTCATCTCTTCCAGGCAAAGAAAGCAGACGGACAGGTCGTGTCAGAAAAGACGGACGAAAAGCCTCCGTCGCCGCTTTCTAGCATCgaacagaggaggaggaggaggaggaggaggggtggggtggggtggggggtggtttGGGGGCGAATAATTGAAGACGTCTGATGTGGAGAATTGAATTTTGGGCACCTCCAAATGGGCACAGATGCGTAGATGCGTTCTCTCGTTTACGTGATACTGGAGAATTGAAGTCCTTCGAGTGTCCGTGCGCGGAGACGCGTTCGGCTTTAGGGTCAGGGTCAGGGATGCCCGGCACACACTTCTGACATGCCGTCGACCCAAATTGACCGAGCGGAACGTTGCGTTCCGTGGCAGACGCCGCTATTCTCGGCTCCAAACGTTCGTTCGACTCAGACGCGCGACGCCGACACGATTTGCGATTGGGTTCGCGCAATCGCAGGCTGAAACTCCTCCTTTCTGCGCGCCGCGCGATGATCCACGAAGGGACTCGCCGCCATTTCCGCATCAAGCGACCGCTTGCGTAGGCAGTTGGCAACAGTTGGGCGCACGCCTGCCATTAGGAGCGAGTGGTCGGAAGCAACAGGTTGGACTGAAAGCCATCCGAGGAAAAGCGCTCAAGTGGCGCATGACGATCGTTGTCAACGACGAGAATCCTGCGCTTGTGCTGCTGTCGTCGTGTCTCTCGGAGACACTTTGTCGCTTCAAGTCCGGTCGGGGTCCGTTCATTTATTCTTCATCCAAACTAGGAAGCGTTTCTCAACACAAGTCCGAGAATGAGTGCGGCCACTTCTTGTTATTGATCGTCGCCGAACGTGAGCCATCTGACAAAAATCTCTCCCGAGGGGGGCCGCAGAcccagagagaaagagagagagaggggcgaAGGGGCTTTCCCTTTGTCTCTCTCGTCCCGTCCCGTCTCGTCAGGCTGGCTGGCACCGCCATGGCGTTCACCTTCGCGGCCTTCTGCTACATGCTCACCTTGGTGCTGTGCGCCGCCCTCATCTTCTTCGTCATCTGGCAGGTGAGTGCGGCACCGTACACTCGGAAGCGGATTCACGCTGGGCACGGGGCGCGCGCGCGCAACAGGCGCGGTACGTACCGTACGTCCATCTCACGCTGGCCAGGTGCTTTGAAATTCCAAATTCCTCGCAGCAAACATTGATCTTGTTCAAACACCGCAGTTCCCGAAGCACTGAAAGTGTGCGCGTGTAATCAGACAAATGATAAGCAAGCACCGTATGAAGGTCCCACTTTGGATTTTTGCAGCAGCATGCGTAGTTAGGAAGCTCACAGCGGCGGCGTGAAAGACATGCATGTTTGCAAACATGGCAAACGCTGCATGAGCTTGAACATATTATTTCTCGACCATTTGAAAGTGCTTGACTgtgtcctccaaatatttttcacaatCCCTCACAACAACCTCTTAGTcttgcaacactttttttttggtgcgcGTGTTACAGTACATCCCTTTAACAAAATGAAAGAACAACCATTTCACACAGTCCTCCAAAATACGTAGCTTGTATGGCAACAAACCGAATAACAATAAACAGAAGGTAAGGCGCTTACACCTGGTTTCGGTCCCTTTCGCGGACCGGCGGTCATCGACGCATTTGGAAGCGGCAGCCCGGCACGGCACGGCCCGGCACGGCACGGCACGGCACGGCTGTGATCCAAATACGAATGAAAATCCAAATATTCATGACACATGAGAAAAGGCCGTAACTTCCTCAAGATTGAAGAGCGCGTGTTGTGATCTCATGTGTGGTTCACGTTTGACACCAAACTAAATGTCACTTGATTAGGATTTggaaccctgaaccggtcggcagtcagtcgcagggcacatatagacgcacGCGGCACCGAGCGGGAACCGAACCCAGAACCCACCCTGGCCCGCCGCACCATCGGTGACGCCGAAAACAGGAGACCGCAAATGACTGCTAAGCGAGCGAGCGACACGTGAGAAAGCGCAAAAGGAAGCACAGCGGCCCATCGACGAGCGTGTGATCGAAAGGCTTCGCGAAGCCTGATTCTGATCCAGATCCACGCCCCCCGCCATCTCCCCCACGCACAGCACGAGAATAGCCCGATTGAATTGCGCCCGCAGCCAATCACTCCGATAGTAACCGTGGAGCCCGCTGAGGGCTTTGCCCTGTTGCTATGGAAACACGTGTGGACAAACCATGAACTCCCAGCACGGAAACGCTGACTTTGCGTGCTATCTGTACATTTTCGACGGTGCCCAGCCATTCAAGGGGATTTAAGGGCTCTCCGCGACGGAGCCGGTTGGAATAAAAGGGtcattactattactattactattgttACAAAGGGCTAATGACAGTCGTCTCAAACATCATTTGTGGAATTATGTTGTAGCTCTTAGTGGGGTTTCCAATATTTTGCCAATATTAGAAATCTGCGTAATAAAGTTGAGTTTAGTTGAACATAATATGGTAAGATAAGACAAGTACCCCTCTTCAAAACGAGTATCATCCGTGCAAAGGCAGAATTTTctggaaggtttttttttccaaaatgtggaTGTGCTCGTGCACAGGGAAGAGATTGAATGTGGCGAAAAGAAAGGATGCCTTGAGGAAGGGAAAGAAAAAGTTGAGATTTGTCACCGTTGGGTTTCAACTTAAGACTTTGAGTCGAGTCGCATTTTGTCAGCGAGACACAAGCGCTTCTGACGTGGACATTTGTTTCCTTGAAGTCGAATTCAGGGTTTAAATGTGAAGCGAATCAACTGCTAACAAAGCGTCGCCGTCCCGTCCGAGCGATGAACCCAAACTGAcagcatgtgcatgtgttcGGCGCTGCGGTCTAAAGGTTTGGGATTTTCCTTTCTCTCCAGATTATTGCGTTCGATGAACTGCGCACAGACTTCAAAAACCCCATCGACCAAAGCAACCCCACCAGAGCGGTAAGAGACGCCTgtcgcacgcgcacgcgcacacgtgcAAAAGCCACCTCCGAGTGTCGGAAACATTATTCGCACGATATGTTCACGTCACAGTTCCTCGGAGCCACCTGAGAGATTCAGACTCCTAAAATGCTTTGTTTCATTCAGAACGCTCATCAAATTGTTTGTCGTTAAACACGGCGGTACGAAACATTTGGATTGGACTCTCATCGGAATGCAGATTTGGCTCACAAGTTCGCTGAATTCAATGAATGGAGGCAAACGGGGCCGCTATTAACACAAGTTTCCATTGCACTGTCCAAGGAACGCTTCCGCCGGAGTCCCCATTGGCAATTTGCACCCAACTCAGGGCAAAATGGTGCATTTGAAAACAGCGATGACTGCAATTGTACACGTTGCAAGTTGTCATCAATTGTGAGCGAATGTTCGAGCAACAACGTGAAGCTGCAAAGTGAGAGTGAAGAGGAAACTGTGAAATCAGGCGGAGGGAgtgcgtgtgcgcgcacgcgcacacgtgcACATCCGCAACTACCACATCAAAACTAAATAGGAAAAAACGGAGTGTACAGTATCGCCAACGTATGAATCAAAGTCAATATCTTTCACGCCAGTATTCTGCTTTCGTCTTTTAAAAAGAGCGCAACTCGTGCAAGCTTAAAGCGAAAGTCTACGCCGCCATGTCCGTGATGCTGCCGCTCAATTGCAAAACGGATGACGTTCGCAGCCGAGGGAAGCCCTTCGTGACAACGGCCggagaaaaagaaacatttctgcgggcaacacaaaacaaagacaaggcACTACATAGCGAGAGGAAAGAGTTGTTGTCAAAAGAAGTACAAGTTAGCGgcacaattcttcttcttcttcaaatacTTCCTCTAAAAGGCAGCACACACTTTGGTGCCAAAGACAAAAAGGATCGTGACATATAGTCTTTAGagaaatgcaattttggagcttctgaatgatcgaAGGGCTGACTTGGACCaggtcacaagaaggagtcatgccttACCGCCCATAACAAAACCCCTTTCATCTGTGCATTGAGCAGACGCATTCAATTCACACGCGCTTGGGTCGAGCGAAATCATAATAAAGCAATGACTTTTATGCAGTTGctgttttccccaaaatgattgGAACGCTAGATTTCTTTACTCTGTAATAGCTTTGTTCGTCTTCCACtcacacttccaattccatcacttcaaacttcatttctTTCCGCTTGTGGTGCTCTTCCAAATCCTCCGTCCTGAAAACCATCAGCGCTAGCTAGACCACCAAACCTTCTTTGAATTCCAGTGGCCTCCAGCGCGTCTCCACCCGGTGCCAGCAGCTCGGACAAGAAATCGGACAGTCCGAGTATTATCCTTTTCCTGCCATTCGACAACACTGCcgtgaaacaaaatgaaaacattctaccgacagaaaaagaaagacgCATCATTTTTGCTTTCAATTACAGTACGAGTGTGTTTGAATGTCTTTAACCCCCCAAAATAGGGCGACCATATAAAGCATTGAaagtccaaaaacaaaatgtagaaATGTAAAAGGAGACGGTCTTTGTATTTCTGTC
The DNA window shown above is from Phyllopteryx taeniolatus isolate TA_2022b chromosome 17, UOR_Ptae_1.2, whole genome shotgun sequence and carries:
- the cnih2 gene encoding protein cornichon homolog 2 isoform X1, coding for MTIVVNDENPALVLLSSCLSETLCRFKSGRGPFIYSSSKLGSVSQHKSENECGHFLLLIVAEREPSDKNLSRGGPQTQREREREGRRGFPFVSLVPSRLVRLAGTAMAFTFAAFCYMLTLVLCAALIFFVIWQIIAFDELRTDFKNPIDQSNPTRARERILNIERICNLLRRLVVPEYSIHGLFCLMFMCAGEWVTLGLNIPLLFYHLWRYDPHGPRTEVFHYLLSAVCLLPRFFHRPADGSEVMYDPVSVMNADILNYCQKESWCKLGFYLLSFFYYLYSMVYALVSF
- the cnih2 gene encoding protein cornichon homolog 2 isoform X2, with protein sequence MTIVVNDENPALVLLSSCLSETLCRFKSGRGPFIYSSSKLGSVSQHKSENECGHFLLLIVAEREPSDKNLSRGGPQTQREREREGRRGFPFVSLVPSRLVRLAGTAMAFTFAAFCYMLTLVLCAALIFFVIWQIIAFDELRTDFKNPIDQSNPTRARERILNIERICNLLRRLVVPEYSIHGLFCLMFMCAGEWVTLGLNIPLLFYHLWRFFHRPADGSEVMYDPVSVMNADILNYCQKESWCKLGFYLLSFFYYLYSMVYALVSF